One window of the Streptomyces asoensis genome contains the following:
- a CDS encoding Rieske (2Fe-2S) protein: MTSASIKSASGPARRTVVAAAGAAGLSVALTACGGSDDDSSSSSASAGTSGSTGSTEAVSTGGTGGGDNAAAGAALTTTADIPEGGGKVFDSEKVVVTQPTAGTYKAFSAVCTHQGCAVKSITDGVINCPCHNSNFSITDGSVKSGPAQKPLPEVAITVSGASITLA, encoded by the coding sequence ATGACCAGCGCATCGATCAAGTCCGCGTCGGGGCCTGCCCGCCGTACCGTCGTGGCAGCCGCCGGAGCCGCGGGGCTCTCCGTCGCGCTGACCGCGTGCGGAGGCTCCGACGACGACTCGTCGAGCTCGTCCGCCTCGGCCGGCACGTCGGGTTCCACCGGGTCCACCGAGGCCGTGAGCACCGGCGGCACGGGGGGCGGGGACAACGCCGCGGCCGGCGCCGCGCTCACCACGACCGCCGACATACCCGAGGGCGGTGGCAAGGTCTTCGACTCCGAGAAGGTGGTCGTCACCCAGCCGACGGCGGGCACGTACAAGGCGTTCTCCGCCGTCTGCACCCACCAGGGCTGCGCGGTGAAGAGCATCACCGACGGCGTGATCAACTGCCCCTGTCACAACAGCAACTTCTCGATCACGGACGGCAGCGTGAAGAGCGGACCCGCGCAGAAACCGCTGCCCGAGGTGGCGATCACCGTCAGCGGCGCATCGATCACGCTGGCCTGA
- a CDS encoding cysteine hydrolase: protein MPSYEQLSALLDPAGTVLITVECQQGVVGPGAALPQLARAARESGALDNVARLVAAAHASRVQVVHAVAERRPDGRGANRNARLFRAAERLPVQQLTGTDATSLAPPIEVAEQDLVVRRLHGLSPIQGTDVDALLRNLGCRTLVVTGVSANVAIPNTVFDAVNRGYTAVVPSDAIAGVPADYTPAMIRHTLALVATVTTTDEVLACLRRPAVRPA from the coding sequence ATGCCGTCGTACGAACAGCTCAGCGCCCTCCTCGACCCTGCCGGCACCGTCCTGATCACGGTGGAGTGCCAGCAGGGCGTCGTCGGGCCCGGTGCCGCGCTGCCCCAGCTCGCCCGTGCGGCACGGGAGTCGGGGGCCCTCGACAACGTCGCCCGGCTGGTCGCCGCCGCTCACGCGAGCCGCGTCCAGGTCGTGCACGCCGTCGCCGAGCGCCGCCCCGACGGCCGGGGCGCCAACCGCAACGCCCGGCTGTTCCGCGCGGCCGAGCGCCTTCCCGTCCAGCAGCTCACCGGCACCGACGCGACCAGCCTGGCGCCCCCGATCGAGGTCGCCGAGCAGGACCTGGTCGTGCGGCGGCTGCACGGGCTGTCGCCGATCCAGGGCACCGATGTCGACGCCCTGCTGCGCAACCTGGGCTGCCGCACCCTGGTGGTGACCGGGGTCTCGGCCAACGTGGCGATCCCGAACACCGTCTTCGACGCCGTCAACCGCGGCTACACGGCCGTCGTGCCGTCGGACGCGATCGCCGGGGTGCCTGCCGACTACACCCCCGCGATGATCCGCCACACCCTCGCATTGGTCGCTACGGTCACGACCACGGACGAGGTGCTGGCCTGCCTCCGGCGGCCGGCCGTCAGGCCAGCGTGA